A genomic region of Colletes latitarsis isolate SP2378_abdomen chromosome 7, iyColLati1, whole genome shotgun sequence contains the following coding sequences:
- the Acph-1 gene encoding venom acid phosphatase → MISFSGCKRSLPMFVIIGLAAIICVTSVDAELRQVNVLFRHGDRTPDHSDHETYPNDPYLNSNFAPMGRGQLTNSGKRREYQLGKVLRQRYLKFLGSTYTPRSVWGISSDYDRTKMSLQLVLAALFQPNAEQKWNPQLNWQPIPTQYIRRYEDNIFLPEECPQYLAEYDRVLDSPEGRRELAKYSKFMKQLTTWTGRNITEPWDMYYMYHLLMAEHSMGLSLPQWTHDIFPYGELWNGTVFAYDIACSTPLLRRLYAGPYLRLVTKTMLAFITGTLKDERKIYLYSGHENVVSAILHALQVYRPHVPEYSSAVIMELHELDNKYYVKILHYLGIPSKVEELRLPGCDIMCPLDKYLQLTENLMPSKEELVCNKRITPDYVDEKSNEEIDLDNYNLIRKARAYDVEFIPRRTKENC, encoded by the exons TCATTGGTTTAGCAGCAATAATTTGTGTCACGTCCGTTGATGCAGAACTTCGTCAAGTGAACGTG CTATTTAGACATGGCGATAGGACACCGGACCACAGCGATCATGAAACGTATCCGAACGATCCCTATCTCAATTCCAATTTCGCTCCAATGGGTCGTGGTCAATTAACTAAC TCGGGCAAAAGGCGAGAATACCAATTGGGAAAAGTTCTAAGGCAGAGATATTTGAAGTTCTTAGGCTCCACTTACACGCCACGCTCCGTCTGGGGTATCAGTTCAGATTACGATAGAACGAAAATGTCTTTGCAACTCGTTCTGGCAGCACTGTTTCAACCAAACGCAGAACAAAAATGGAACCCACAATTAAATTGGCAACCGATCCCCACACAGTATATACGTCGATACGAAGACAACATCTTTCTTCCAGAAGAGTGTCCTCA ATATTTAGCTGAATACGACAGAGTACTGGATTCACCCGAGGGACGCAGAGAATTGGCAAAATATAGTAAATTTATGAAACAATTAACAACGTGGACTGGAAGGAACATAACAGAACCGTGGGATATGTACTACATGTATCATTTATTAATGGCCGAACATTCTATGGGACTTTCTTTGCCACAGTGGACACATGACATATTCCCATATGGTGAGCTGTGGAATGGAACTGTATTCGCGTACGACATTGCTTGTTCTACTCCATTGTTAAGAAGACTCTACGCAG GACCGTATCTTCGACTTGTCACGAAAACCATGCTGGCCTTCATAACTGGAACATTAAAGGACGAACGGAAGATATACCTGTACAGTGGACACGAAAACGTTGTCAGCGCCATTTTGCACGCTCTTCAGGTATATCGTCCGCACGTACCCGAATATTCCAGCGCCGTGATAATGGAACTCCACGAACTAGATAATAAATATTACGTAAAG ATTCTTCATTATTTGGGCATTCCGTCGAAAGTAGAAGAGCTTCGTCTTCCTGGTTGTGACATTATGTGTCCTCTGGACAAATACTTGCAACTTACTGAGAATCTGATGCCATCCAAGGAAGAATTGGTTTGCAACAAGAGAATAACGCCAGATTACGTCGATGAAAAATCAAACGAAGAAATAGACTTGGATAATTATAACTTAATAAGAAAAGCACGAGCCTATGACGTTGAATTTATTCCTCGACGAACCAAAGAAAACTGTTAA